The following is a genomic window from Podarcis raffonei isolate rPodRaf1 chromosome 5, rPodRaf1.pri, whole genome shotgun sequence.
TGCTACTTTGTCTACTTCATGCAGCCGGTCACAGTCTATATCTCCATCTTCACCTTGGCCACCATCGCCGTGGACCGGTACATAGTCATCATGCACCCCCTGCGACGCCGGATCTCTCTGCAGCTCAGTGCCTACATGGTCCTCTTCATCTGGATTCTCTCCTGCTGCTTGGCGTTACCAGCCATGGCCCACACCTATTATGTGGAGCTGCATCAACAGGGTGTCATCCTGTGCGAGGAATTCTGGGGAGAGCAAGAGCGCCAGCGACAAGCCTATGCGTTGTGCCTGCTGCTGATCACTTACCTCTTCCCTTTGCTAGCCATTCTGATCTCTTACTTCAAGATCTTTCTCAAGCTGAAGAACAGGGTTGTGCCAGGGTGTGTTACTCAAACTCAGGCAGACTGGGACAGAGCCAGGCGGAAGAGGACATTCTGCCTGCTGGTCATGGTAGTAGTGGTGTTTGGGGTGTGCTGGCTTCCTCTCCACACTTTCAATCTCATCCGGGACATTAACATAAATGCAATTGATCCTTATTATTTCAGCCTGGTCCAGCTGGTTTGCCATTGGTTTGCCATGAGTTCGGCATGCTACAACCCCTTCATATATGCCTGGCTCCATGATAGCTTTAGAGAAGAGCTTAAGAAATTAGTGGTCTGGCATAGAAAAGTAGCTCCTTCTGGGCAAAGTGTGACTGTAAGTGTTGTGATCTGATCACTTCTCCTACAGCTGATTTTGCAGCTGATCTTGGGTCTATCATCCCGAGCCTCTAAGGTCTAGATGCAAAATAAAAGTTTCAAATAACAGCATGCTGTATGCTGGCAAAAACCATGACTCCATGCAATGTGACATGTGTTGGtatccaactcctatcagccccggccagcaagGCTAATGATCAGAGATAATGGAGGCTGGAgagctagagggcaccatgttggctgccacTGATGTAAAGTAAATTCATAGCGTACTCTGCAGATGGATGGATTGGGGAGAAAGGAACACTGAAAGGGGGAGAATAGAAATTAAgagttggctttttaaaaaacaacaagaacattgCACCTTAAATCAGTATCAGTGAAAGTGTGTGGGTGTAGGAATTTCACTTCTTGCTTTGTCACAGTGTAGCAGAACATTGTTTATAAGGGATGTGAATGCCATTAATATCTAGTGTATGTCTTAAAGTTCTGCATGTATAATACATAGCTTATTACTAATTATGACAATGGAGTTGTATTCAGGCTGCAGGGAAATGCCAGCAGTTCAAGCTACACTTGCAGAGGTTTCTGCACTTTATAGTGTTTTCATGATTTGCTATTGCCTGGAGATATTAAATGCTGAATTCTGTCTCTCACTCTTATCAAATTTGCACATCAGATCTGAGCAGCATAGACATGGTTTACTGAACATTAGACTTCAAGCAAGACTCTCTTGATCACATTATCTTGGAATACATATGTTGTTTGTGTGATTGTGAAATAAAAAGGACAACGATGGTGATTTCTGCCTGATAAAATGACACCTTATTGAAACACATACCAGAAGTTAAACTGGATGTTTACATTAACTTTAAGATGACATAGAAGACCAGGACAGAATGTAAGTGATACAAGATCTGCATCTAGGTCTCATTGTCAGATATATATTTGAACAGTGAGAAATCAACTGGATTTGCATTGAGTGATAATAGATTTCAGTGTGACAAGTGCCGGAAAAGCAAGTTTCTCTTACCCTTGTACtctacattaaaacaaaacacccttttgATTTCTAAGAGTGTGCAAATTTTATTAGAAATTTGCCATAAGCCAAGAGAAAAGTGCCCTATGGCAGAGGTGTCTGTACGATTTTGTTAATAAACATGCAAATAACCTCAGGGCATGAGCAAAGACATACAATTATGGGAAGACACACTTCTCTTACAGTTCAGAAAGTAATGCATATTCTTAACTGCTTTCTGGATTACTGGGTTACTATTAACCACTGGCAATATTCCCTGTGAATGTTAGACACTTTCAATAGACGTTAATGACATTTGGTGCTGTATCAAAGGCAAAGATGGGGAATATTTGGCCCTATAGATGTTGCTGCTGCCTAACTCAGCAGTCCCAGCAAGGATTagtttttggtggggtggggtgggggtggtactCCAACCTTGATCTAAGGTGTTGCTAATGTGAAGTATTATTGGATGGGCAAGAATGGGAATTTAATAGTTCATATTAAATTAGTATGGTTATGAAACATACTCTAGGCTATTCTCAATCAGGGTCATTTATTATAGCAGGACCTTTGAGATGTGAATCACAGATCTCCCATGTCAGGTCAAGTAGTCCTCTCAACATTTTCATACCCACAAACCACTTCTGTGGCTGCTAAATTGGTTATCAAATCACTGGTTATTGAATTATTATGTCAGGCAAACTCTTGACATCAGCCTGAACCCTCTTGGATGTGGGAGCTTGTTACGCAGGTGGATAAGAGGGGGAATTGGTTTTGCTGGGATAGGGAAGTGGATTTTAAAGCTAACACAACTCTATCTccaaggttctctctctctctggttcatTTTCTCCATGAAATCTAACAAAGCAAAGGTGAGTATACTGTATGTAAGTCCACATAACAATTCTCCAGAGTTTATAGAACAGTCATTATAACCCTTAGTAAAACCTTTTCCCCTGTCTTCTTTGTTTCAAACTCCTAttataggattttttaaaaggggaaatattTAGAGCTGGCTTTTAAGTCTTACCACAAGGCACTCAGGAAAGGCAGGCTTTTTGTAGCCTAATTGTGATAAAGGAAAAAAGAGTAGCCTCATCAGATTGGGCTGTGTTTAGGGGGCACAGAAGCTGAAAAAAGCCAAAGGTATTCCCATGTTTTGCTCTTCCCTGGTGGAAATCATGTCTATCTGGGTTCAGCTACTTGTGAGAAACAGACAACACTTTAAAACGACACTGGCAACATCAACAAAACTTTCCCTCAgacacagaaaggtagccgtgttggtctgccatagtcaaaacaaaaattttttccccttccagtagcaccttaaagaccaactaagttagttcttggtatgagctttcgtgtgcatgcacacttcttcagataagaagaagaagtgtgcatgcacacggtatctgaagaagtgtgcatgcacacgaaagctcataccaagaactaacttagttggtctttaaggtgctactggaagggaaaaatttttttgttttccctCAGACATTCATGGATAAGTGGATAGGTGTGCCCTTAATGCATAGGCTCTATGCCATGAATAAATGCCTCAGTTGGAAGCATTAagatttctgaataccagttgctgtaacCCACAGAAAGGGAGACTGCTCTTATACTTGGGCCTTGCTTGGacgtttctcacaggcatctggttggccactgtgagaacaggatgctggactagatgggtcactgacATGACCTAGCGAGCTCTCCTTCTCTTCTTATGTTGACTTGGAGAATGGACACTTCCTTCCTGAACCTTccttcctgaaccttcctgaggaCTGCTGGGCTCACTCACTCAAAGGAGCAAGGGGTTGTGATAGACATGGGTTGTCCTCCTGTGAGACATGTGCAGCTATGAGGAGCCCAAACTAGTTCTTAAACTGATCCTGGAATCCCAGCAAGGATGAGTTTCTCTTTTAGCTGGAGGTCAGTGGTGGCTGAGCATTTGCTGCCTCGGACTAAGAGTGTATGCCTGCAGTAACCATTTTAGCTCTTGTGCATGCTACCTTTCTCTCTGCTGCAAGTCTTTACTATCAGTAATGTTGTGGCCCTCACTGGAACCGAGGCCTGGAGGGGTGTCTCTTTATTCCTTGGTGTCCAGGAAACATTGGAAATGAGTGAGTCACCCGCTTATCCTGGATTTAGCAAGCCCTTTCTGATAGCCTGAATGAAAAGTGCAAACCACACTTAGCACGTGTCTGGGATGGAGAAAGTGGCCTGTTTTCCTGTTACAAAATgaaatattgatttttaaattctGATGAATAGCACACATCTCTGTTCCAAGGTGTTAACAGCAAAGAAAACCTTCAAATTACGCTGGATATCACAGTGGGTGGTTGGGAAGATGTGATGCCTCTCTGCATTTTTGTGAATATCAGCCTTCCAGCCTTTTCCTTCAGACAGGCTGACATGCAAAGCCATGAGCAAATACAGGGGAAATTGATGGCACAAGGTCTTCGGCATACTGTAAAGGTCAGTATAAGAGGCTCACAAAAGGGAGGCAGGAGTTGACTATAATAGCCCatagtgttaggatatttccgttccaccttaaaagggagcaggatgtttgtgtcacagcctgcgtatttcctgtctcacaggatgtttctgttgtgtcgttgctttcgtttttttcttcttgcctgatcagaccggagcaggcggtcatgtttttctttgttctgaccaacgctgaataaactgtaaatatgctctcctgctgtgcatcttttgctgtgtgaattctgctgacagagtgtgcaccagcctaagaatgtggcaatctattcttaaggcttcgtgtcgctaattgctgatattgcctgtctacgggagatcgatggattgtccggcaccaagcttgggggctcagatggactttgtctccctggttacgggcccagattcacggcacttactggagagtaagactgcgacagactgctgaggtatgtgcagGAAAAGCGAAagtgaggcttttctgtttgccgcggaaaagCTTTTGATGTCCagctggtctaattggcctgggagccgagccagaggcattgtgattaatgggctgccgagataagacgtctttgaaggcataaaggctcacggctcaagtaaaaagctggaatggagtttttccaagcttctgaggccactgagtgcccaaagttaaatcggcacaattatcagacctgggcaaaatggtgtgagagtttgctgcgtcagtttggagtctggcatactgtgtctgaagccactccag
Proteins encoded in this region:
- the LOC128413427 gene encoding prolactin-releasing peptide receptor-like, whose product is MSELFEGSGTIPTNFTPVAYNIAMNGTLMVFHGLQLVQRLKLLIILMYTGVVIIGMVGNCLLVHVILRVKKMHNVTNFLIGNLALSDVAMCTTCVPLTLAYIFEPRGWIFGSAMCYFVYFMQPVTVYISIFTLATIAVDRYIVIMHPLRRRISLQLSAYMVLFIWILSCCLALPAMAHTYYVELHQQGVILCEEFWGEQERQRQAYALCLLLITYLFPLLAILISYFKIFLKLKNRVVPGCVTQTQADWDRARRKRTFCLLVMVVVVFGVCWLPLHTFNLIRDININAIDPYYFSLVQLVCHWFAMSSACYNPFIYAWLHDSFREELKKLVVWHRKVAPSGQSVTVSVVI